In one window of Gudongella oleilytica DNA:
- a CDS encoding alpha-ketoacid dehydrogenase subunit beta, whose translation MKTMSMMEAIREAMNKRMREDKNVILFGEDVGAFGGCFGVSAGMFDEFGEERVMDTPISEGVIIGTAVGAAATGLRPIAELMFIDFATVGADQLVNQAAKMRYMFGGKINLPMVVRLPLGAGISAAAQHSQSLEAWLAHIPGLKVVYPSTPSDAYGLLLQSIDDDNPVIFLEHKVLYGAKGEVDENMAPIKFGIGDVKREGSDVTIVATGKMVHEALAAAEKLSAEGIEAEVFDPRTLFPLDKKGILKSLEKTNKIVIVTEENKRGSFAGEISAIIAEEGFDYLDAPVLRVCAMDTPVPFSPVLEKYYVPDADDIVKAVKKLF comes from the coding sequence ATGAAAACCATGAGTATGATGGAAGCCATCAGAGAGGCTATGAATAAGCGAATGAGAGAGGATAAGAACGTAATTCTTTTTGGCGAAGACGTTGGAGCATTTGGGGGCTGCTTTGGGGTTTCAGCTGGTATGTTCGACGAATTTGGAGAAGAGAGAGTAATGGATACTCCAATCTCAGAGGGCGTAATAATTGGAACTGCAGTAGGAGCAGCAGCTACTGGGTTAAGACCTATTGCTGAGCTTATGTTCATAGATTTTGCAACTGTAGGAGCGGATCAACTGGTCAATCAGGCAGCAAAGATGAGATATATGTTTGGTGGTAAGATCAACCTGCCAATGGTAGTGAGATTGCCATTAGGTGCTGGAATAAGTGCAGCAGCTCAGCACTCCCAGTCTCTGGAAGCTTGGTTGGCACATATTCCGGGACTAAAGGTCGTATATCCTTCAACACCTTCAGATGCCTATGGTTTGTTGCTTCAATCAATAGATGACGATAATCCGGTAATATTCCTTGAGCATAAGGTGCTTTATGGTGCTAAAGGTGAAGTGGACGAGAATATGGCTCCAATAAAGTTTGGGATAGGGGACGTCAAGAGAGAGGGAAGTGACGTAACCATAGTCGCAACCGGAAAGATGGTTCATGAGGCTCTTGCAGCGGCCGAAAAGCTTTCAGCTGAGGGTATTGAGGCTGAGGTATTTGATCCAAGAACACTCTTCCCACTTGACAAGAAAGGCATTCTGAAATCACTGGAGAAGACGAATAAGATTGTGATTGTGACAGAGGAAAACAAAAGAGGAAGTTTTGCTGGAGAGATATCGGCAATAATTGCAGAGGAAGGCTTTGATTATCTCGATGCACCCGTACTCAGAGTATGTGCTATGGATACTCCTGTTCCTTTCTCGCCTGTACTTGAGAAGTACTATGTTCCAGATGCAGATGACATTGTAAAGGCTGTTAAAAAGCTATTCTAA
- a CDS encoding ATP-NAD kinase family protein — translation MSTIGIIANPASGKDIRRLVSHATVVDNNEKINIVKRIILAAQGAGVKSVVIMPDTFLIGYKASEALKSSKELKISVEILDMIVKGSVEDTILAARLMEENKVQCIIALGGDGTSRAVAKSITTTPLISISTGTNNVYPEMLEGTVVGIAAAAVSTRTSNLGQSCRRDKRIEIYKDGRMLDIALVDCVISKQTYIGSRAIWDPEDIQRVIVSRANPASIGFSTIVGVKKIIGEDDDFGASINVNAGEFQLVAPIAAGTMKKIRVDEPLIHPLGEIFSMPMDYKGIMALDGERELPFKKGDVFEFKITRDGPYRVNIKKTIESAQLNGFFNR, via the coding sequence ATGAGTACAATCGGTATTATAGCTAATCCTGCATCGGGAAAAGACATCAGGCGGCTTGTCTCCCATGCTACTGTAGTTGACAATAATGAGAAGATCAATATCGTTAAAAGAATAATTCTGGCTGCTCAGGGGGCAGGAGTTAAGAGTGTCGTGATCATGCCGGATACATTCCTGATAGGGTACAAAGCATCCGAAGCCCTTAAGAGTTCAAAGGAGCTTAAAATATCAGTCGAAATACTTGATATGATAGTCAAAGGAAGTGTTGAGGATACAATTTTAGCTGCCAGGCTTATGGAGGAAAATAAGGTGCAATGTATTATTGCACTTGGAGGTGATGGCACCAGCAGAGCAGTAGCCAAATCAATCACCACTACTCCACTGATAAGCATCTCTACGGGGACGAACAATGTTTACCCTGAAATGCTTGAGGGAACAGTTGTAGGTATTGCTGCTGCGGCAGTGTCAACAAGAACGAGTAATCTGGGACAGTCCTGTCGGAGGGACAAGAGAATAGAGATATACAAGGATGGAAGGATGCTGGATATTGCCTTGGTAGACTGTGTTATATCGAAGCAGACCTACATAGGATCAAGAGCAATTTGGGATCCCGAAGATATCCAAAGGGTCATAGTATCCAGAGCTAACCCTGCATCAATCGGTTTCTCGACCATTGTGGGAGTAAAGAAAATCATCGGTGAGGATGATGATTTTGGAGCATCTATCAATGTAAATGCTGGAGAATTTCAGTTGGTGGCTCCAATTGCAGCCGGCACAATGAAGAAAATACGCGTTGATGAGCCATTGATCCACCCACTTGGTGAGATTTTCTCTATGCCTATGGACTACAAGGGAATAATGGCTCTTGATGGCGAGAGGGAGCTTCCATTCAAAAAGGGAGATGTTTTTGAATTTAAGATAACCAGAGATGGACCATACAGGGTCAATATAAAGAAAACAATAGAATCTGCCCAATTAAATGGATTCTTTAATCGGTAA
- the pdhA gene encoding pyruvate dehydrogenase (acetyl-transferring) E1 component subunit alpha produces the protein MDLTNEKIVEMYKVMKRIREFETNASRLFAEGIIPGFVHLYLGEEAVATGVCSSLNEDDYITSTHRGHGHIIAKGGETKYMMAELFGKETGYCKGKGGSMHIADATKGILGANGIVGAGQNISVGAGLSAKYRKSGQVCACFFGDGSTNQGTFHESINLASIWKLPVVFVCENNLYGISMSQARHQAIQDVADRAVAYNIPGVVVDGNDIFAVYEAATEAVARARSGQGPTLIECKTYRHKGHFEGDPTTYRPSDEVQEWMAKDPLPKAVAYLLDNEIVTEEELKKIDEEILKEIAAAVKFAEDSPVPSLESIVQDIYTDIVEEVR, from the coding sequence GAATTCGAAACAAATGCAAGCAGGTTATTTGCAGAAGGCATAATACCTGGGTTCGTTCACCTGTATCTCGGAGAGGAGGCTGTTGCGACGGGAGTTTGCTCAAGCTTGAATGAAGATGATTACATCACCAGCACTCATAGAGGACATGGGCATATAATTGCTAAGGGTGGAGAAACCAAGTACATGATGGCTGAGCTCTTTGGGAAAGAAACAGGATACTGTAAAGGCAAGGGCGGTTCAATGCACATCGCTGATGCAACAAAAGGGATTCTGGGTGCAAACGGGATTGTAGGAGCTGGACAAAATATTTCAGTAGGTGCAGGGTTAAGCGCTAAATATAGAAAGTCCGGTCAGGTTTGTGCATGTTTCTTTGGTGATGGCTCAACAAACCAGGGTACATTCCACGAATCGATAAACCTTGCAAGCATATGGAAGCTTCCAGTGGTATTCGTTTGCGAGAACAACCTTTACGGGATTTCAATGTCCCAAGCCAGACATCAGGCTATTCAGGATGTGGCTGATAGAGCGGTAGCCTACAATATCCCTGGAGTAGTGGTAGATGGTAATGATATATTTGCCGTATACGAAGCAGCTACTGAAGCAGTAGCCAGGGCAAGAAGCGGTCAAGGTCCTACTCTGATCGAATGTAAAACCTACAGGCATAAAGGCCACTTTGAGGGCGATCCGACAACCTACAGACCATCAGATGAGGTCCAGGAGTGGATGGCGAAGGATCCTCTACCAAAAGCTGTAGCTTATTTATTGGATAATGAAATAGTCACAGAGGAAGAGCTTAAGAAAATAGATGAAGAAATCCTCAAGGAAATTGCAGCAGCAGTTAAATTTGCAGAAGATAGCCCTGTGCCTTCTTTAGAGTCCATCGTTCAGGATATTTATACTGATATCGTAGAGGAGGTAAGATAG